The genomic DNA ATTAATTGTTAAAACAATTATATGTAAAACAAGTTATTTTGTCAAAAAAAGTTGTTCACCAATCCAAAAAACAGCCCGCAATATGCGGGCTGTTCGGGTTAAAGCAATATAGTTTTGCCGTTTTGGGCTAATTAGGCTTTAGGTACAGTTTCCCAGTCCTTCAGGAAGCGTTCAATACCGCTGTCAGTCAGTGGGTGTTTCCACAGGGAAGGGAGCAGAGAGCCAGGAATGGTGGCAATATGCGCACCAGACAGAGCAGCATCTTCCACATGCTTGATGTTACGGATGGAGGCTGCAATGATTTCGGATTTCAGACCATAAATGTCCAAAATCTGTCTCAGATCACGAATCAGCTTCATACCATCAACAGCGATATCATCCAGACGTCCTACGAACGGGCTGATAAAAGTAGCGCCCGCTTTGGCAGCCATCAAACCTTGAGCCGCGGAGAAAATCAGCGTTACATTCGTTTTAATCCCGTTTTTAGTCAGCTCGTTACAAGCATACAAGCCGTCTTCAGTCATAGGCAGCTTGATAACAACGTTCGGTGCCCATTTGGCAATCTCATAAGCTTCCTTGAGCATATCCTCGGCTTTCAAGCCAATGACCTCAGCACTCACGGGACCTTCGACAATACCGCAAATCTCCTGAATGACTTCCTTGAACACCCGACCTTCCTTAGCGATCAGCGAA from Paenibacillus sp. FSL R10-2782 includes the following:
- the fsa gene encoding fructose-6-phosphate aldolase, with amino-acid sequence MKFFLDTGNIEEIKRIERLGLVDGVTTNPSLIAKEGRVFKEVIQEICGIVEGPVSAEVIGLKAEDMLKEAYEIAKWAPNVVIKLPMTEDGLYACNELTKNGIKTNVTLIFSAAQGLMAAKAGATFISPFVGRLDDIAVDGMKLIRDLRQILDIYGLKSEIIAASIRNIKHVEDAALSGAHIATIPGSLLPSLWKHPLTDSGIERFLKDWETVPKA